GTCTATCAACAATACTTCCAAGAATCTTCCCAAGGTCAATACTGATCTACTTACTAATATTGAATCatctataatatttaaagatacaaattgtatatatatatatgaacCTTTCCATTACTCTCTCCCCTTCCCCCCTTCACTCtttcattcttttttattgatcATGATAAACCGGTTCTTTTATTGCATATTatactaatattaaaaacttCTGCTATCATCAAATCCCActacttttaataaagtttatattattatttattctacAATTCACTTTTTTCCTTCACCCTTTCACTTTCACCCTTTTTTCCTTCACTTTTACTCTTTTGTTTAGTCTCAGATTCTCGATTCGTTTCTGTCGTTTTTGTTTACTTGCTAATCGTTggtttgtttgtttatttgttttctttaaactttatttatttaactcttctttcttctttttttttttatttactataCTACTATTTTTCGtcttattctttatttttattttatttttttctgtcTAATTGTATaacttttgaatttaatatttttactcTTTAAACTTTTgtcaatttattattacaagaTATTTCTCTTACGGGGAATCTTAATTTGGCGTCTGTCATGTGATTTGGAGAATGTTCAGTTGATTATGTTTATTAgactttattattatttagaagtatttaattttttaatattcaaaaataaagtacaaaagataaaaaattataaacaaaaaaataaaaaaaaaatagtccACAAAAAATCAAACTTAACATTTCTCAAATAACCTACCATATTCAATAATCATCACTGAATTATTCATGCTCAATAAATCCTtcaagtttttttttttttgtttatttcaattgaatattcCTTCACGTGGTTTATCTCTATCTACGACAAATTTTCCGTATTTTCGCGCAAataagatttattaatctttttttggTAATGCTAATAGTaacagtaataataacattgaaaaaaaaaattaaggaACTAGAGAAGTTACATTCCTAAACTTATATTACTTAATATCCAGATCAGGACAATCCTTTCGCTTAGTTTTAACccaaattttttctttttttttaaaaaacaaaaatacaacaacaaaaagaataatatatatataaaaaaataaataccaATACCTATACgttatcattattgttatGACTTACATATTCCAACCAACTGATTTAGTATTGGCAAAAGTGAAAGGGTTTTCTGCCTGGCCTGCAATGATAATACCAGATGAACTTATTccagaaaatatattacgAGATAGTCACCATCATCACACCAATAATCCTGTAGATCAAACACAAGACGATGGAAATCAAAAgtcttcaaataatagtaataatataataattaaaaatggtcaatcttttaaaaaatatgatcaATTGAAATCACAATATTGTATCAAATTTCTAGCTGATGATAGTTATAGTTGGATTAAATCAATGgatatcaaattattacaagATGAAGAGATTAATTCATGgttaaataatactaaaattagaaaaaataaaaaattaatacctGCTTACAAATTTGCACTtataaaagatattaatatcaatgaTTTCGTTGAATTTGGGtccaattatattattgagAATCAAGTTGACAATTCTATAGATGATGCAAAATTACAAACAAAGAAAGGTAAAGGTAGACCTTCCAggaaatcaaaaaaaactacTTCAATTGAGGAAACAGATGACTTATCGGAAAAGCAAAATAATCACaattcaaaaagaaatcCTAAAACAAAAGATCAAAGTTCAATCGATGACGATGAGGaggaagaggaagaagaagaagatgttGATGCTGAACCTATAAGACAGACCAGAAAACGTGGTAGAAGATCACAACTAGACAAAAATGAAACTAATGATAGTAATTCGTTAACTGACACAGAAACCCCACGTAAGCTTAgaacaagaagaaaagtTTCTTATACATATAGTGTTGAAGATACTAATGAAActtttgaagaagaacaagTCACAaacaatagtaataacACTAGATCTCTCAGAAAGAGGGGAAAACCTTCCACTCGAACTCCTGCATCAGAAGATGATATAAATGATGAACAGCCAAGACAAACTAGAACGAGAAGTAGGCGTTTATCAACTAAAGAGAGTAGTCTCACTCCAGAGGAGCCCGAAATACCTAAAGTAACTACCAGGCGCTCAAGACAAACTAGAAAGAGATCAAGTAATTCTCTATCCGGATCTCCTAATTTATCTGAATCAGAAGAACCAATTCAACCTAAGAAGCATCTTTCAAGAAAAActagaagaaaaaacacTATAAAAcaacaagaagaagaagatgaagaggaatatgaagaagatgaagaagaagaagttcATAAAATAGACGAATATAAttatgaagatgatgaagattgGAGGTTGGTTGGTTTGGGCCCTCAAGATTTATcgattcaaaaaaattctagttcattagtaaataaattatccCATgctaaaaatttgaaaaaacatAATGAAACAAAATTGGATTTATCTGATAGAATATCAGGAATTAATGGTTTATTAATCGATTTAATGATTTCTATAAATACTAACAAGAGTTATTTGAATGAATCTAAGaatgattttgaattgaTTCTCGATGAACTTGAAATGACTTTAAATGTGAAAGGTGCTTCTACTGAGTTTTTCACAATATTTATATCTAACAATGAATTAGTAATGAACCTGCGAATGTTATTGAACATGAGTTATacaaaattgaaaacttGGAGATTATATGcaaaattttcaaagttttttaagaaaatttatGGGCTAGAATTTGAACCTGATAAAGAGGAATGGACCCCAGTTGAAAATAATGctgatttaaaaattgaaacagAGTCACAAGACCAAGATATGCCACCAAGTAATAAcgaaataaatcaaatagcTAATTCCGAAATTCAAGAACTAGATCAGTAATAAACTggaatgaatttttttaatttcctaaaaaaagaaagactTTCAATTCACTTATCGTATACTACTTctgataaagaaatatacATCTTGCATTGTGTcagtaataaaatattgtaGAAATATGCTACTGATACCCATTAAAAATCTacattttatattcatttttttataaacatcttaatatttacattttaCTAATACTCAACCTATATGTaactattaaaataaaagttttaGTGATGAATTTCTGCAACTTTGTTCAATAAATTTCTGtataatacttttttttctgttatCAACTCTAAAGACTACACAATTTAGCCGCGCAACTGAGAGTATTGTGTCTAGATGGATACCAAATTTGAAACTACTGTAAAACATAGTACAGTAGATTAATcgattttatttaataaaacaaaaaaagattataCAATTGAATCTTCTCTTAGTTTTATAACGTAATAAAAAATGCGCGTGCTTAACAGGTAgatcaataaaaaaaatagatcaTTAAACTATATAgtcattaaatataaatgcAAGATGCTGCTTACGTAAATTCAAAACAGATTAAACTCTTTCTACTTGATCTTCTTCTGGAACTGCATCTGTAGGTTCTTCTTCAAACTCTTCACCAGATTCAGTGACATCTTCAATTGCAGTGGCGCCAGAGGCTCTTGGAGAATCAGGTATATTCTTTTCTGAAGTCGTATCTGGTGTGGCCATTTCATGTCTTGGATTAGCTTCCACTTCTGGCCATTCACCATACTTACAGATGATGAAACACAAGTAACCAGTCCAAATAGCAAAGATACAGTAATCTAGGATACCGTAAAAGACAGCTTCACCATCTGGAGAGATAGCATTACCACCATCAGCCAAACCCCAACAGACAAAATACAACAAGATACAGATGACTGCCACGATGTACATACCTAGGGAGACACCTCTGATTTGCAAATCACCAATTTGTCTCTTGGCTTGAATACCCAACACCACAAAGGCAACGAAGATACCCATGACCCAGTACCCCCATTTGTAAGTGGAGTGGATCAAAGAACCAACCAGCAAAGAGATGACCCAATATTCAAACCCAATAATTTGTACGAGCAAAGAATGAATCATTTCCCAGGTGGAAAATACTTGAGCAGTATGGTTAATAGTCACACCTGCCATTTCCAACATAAACAATTGGATAGGCCAACATAGGAACCAAGCAACATACTTGGCATAAAAGATTTGTCTCATATTTGGATACATGTTTGTTGCTGAATGAGAGACATCCTCGCTCCTAAACTCTGCTTGGATAGCGGTCCAACCCAAGTTTGAAGCATAAGTGAAGTATTGGAAGAATTCAAATAGAGAGATCAAGAATGGACCAGCCATGGTATACCTGACCAATTGAGAACCGTTTTTCATCTCCTGgtagaagaagaaacagGCGTACATGATAGCCAGCACACCAAATACGGAGTAGACTGACCATAACCAATCAGACCCTGATTCTGTTAAGTGGATATCCAATCCATGAGGAGGGTTTACATGTACTGCTCTATTACCGCTTCGTTTTATTAATTCGAGATATTCTGTGTCTGAAGACATTTTTATATGAGAAGTGAGAAGTAAATGAACTTGTTAATAATATGCTAAAATATACGTGTTAGGGTAATTGCTCTAGTAACGAGACTGTTTGTTTGGGGCTGTGAGGGATGGAGGAGCATATTAGATTATAGTACGTCTTGTCAAGAGTTTATATATGAGAGAATGCCACCATGCAACTCCCAGAAATAACCATACATGAGGCATTGCAAGATGAGAGTATCAAGATGTATAGGATTGTTTTAACCCTGGCTTGCATCCATGGATATACTCCTGAAGATTACGCAGCTTGGATGTGATATGTAGGTATCCTAGAAATTTCCGTATGGAGAAACCTCCACATTCTGGATCTTAAATCTGCTTCCAGATCCGAGCAGTCTTGTTTGCCTTGTTGATTTGATTCGATGCCTCTATTATCTCTTGACACTCTGGAGTTTTCTTAATCCGCCATGAGGAAAAACGAGGGGCCTGCATTTTCCGAGGAGTCTATTACACTTGTAGATACCCAGAGAGAGCATCGTAGTATGCTGCTAACAGTAAGAGCTTGGCTAGTATGCtgtatattattgttaattaGGGGGaacattaattttatttacaaagTTCGGTTGTTAGTTCTTTAGaataattttggaaaaattctAGAAAGTActtatgaaaaaaatgaaaaaaaacaaacaaactaACAATGAATAAGAGtgatttttaattaactCAATTCGTTTTAATATGAATAGTACTTCCATCTTTATACAGTAACAATAATACCCTGGTATCACTTTCTCATACTATTCTCTATAAAGAGATGAATTTGTTCTTATTATGTTCGTAGTGACCAATTTCACTATCATTTGTAATTTACTTTTACTATAACGCAAGTATTTGCTTCTAAATAATACTTGTTAGTACAATAATATACCTTAAAATTAAGTAACTtaactaaaaaattaattaatgaataaaGGTCCCCAAAGAAACTAACTTTGTAGTACCTATTGcgtgatatttttaatttttaagaattaaaatattaatagattaGATTAGTTATTAGGGTAAACTATGAATAGTTGTAAAATTATGTAACTATAAAACgtgaaaattaaatattagaattaattcCAAACAAAGTttaatttgtaattgaatTGGTAATGCTGGAaccataaaaaaaaacagttGGATCTTGAAGTCCATTAAACTCTTTGCGAAGCCTCTTCTACAAAAGATTGATTTGTTTGTTGTCTGGTTTCTTCctcatcatcttcaacaTGTGTATCTTGATCCTCATAAGCAGTTTCACCAGAAGCTCTTGGAGATTCAGCTTGTAAAACCTTAACTGGTAATATATCTTCGTTTGGttgtttttgttgttgttgatgaGGCTGTTGAGCGACTTCTGGCCATTCACCATATTTACAGATGATGAAACACAAGTAACCAGTCCAAATGGCAAAGATACAGTAATCTAGAATACCGTAAAAGACAGCTTCACCATCTGGAGAGATAGCATTACCACCTTCAGACAAACCCCAACAAACaaagtataataaaataacaatGATAGCAGTACAATACATAGCCAATGAAACACCCCTGATCTTTAAATCGAATATTTGTCTCTTAAATTGAATACCTAAAACAACGAATAAGACAAAGATACCCATGACCCAGTACCCCCATTTGTAAGTAGAGTGAATCAAAGAACCGACTAACAAAGAGATGACCCAATATTCAAACCCAATAATTTGTACTAATAAAGAATGAATCATCTCCCAAGTGGAGAAAAATTCGCCGGTATGATTAATAGTGGAACCTGCTAACTCGAACATAAACAATTGGATAGGCCAGCATAAGAACCATGCAACATACTTAGCATAGAAGATTTGCCTTACGTTTGGATATTCATTAGTAACGGAGTGTGACACGTCTTCGCTTCTAAACTCAGCTTGAATATCAGTCCAACCTAAATTGGAAGCATATGTGTAGTattggaaaaattcaaataaagaGATTAAAAATGGACCAGCTAGGGCAAATTTGGTTAACTGTCTACCATTCTTAAACTCTTGatagaagaagaaacagGCATACATAATAGCCAATACACCGTATACAGAATAAACGGACCATAACCAATCTGACCCTGATTCTGTTAAGTGGATATCTAAGCCATGAGGAGCATTGACCTTGACAGCTCTATTACCCGTCCTTTTGACTAATTCGATGAAATCACCAGTTGTAGACATTGTagttaattaatatataaatatattgtaCGTGAGTGTATGTGTTGTAGTAAAACAAAATGTAGATTTTGAGTTTGTAAATGAAAGatgtagaaaaaaaactcTATACTAAAAAGTGTAGTAATGAATTTGTTTTATTGatgcttttttttgcaGAGGCTAATAGAAGAAAGGATGACTATTAAATCCTTATTTTGTTAAAGATTTCTCGAGTTTATATACAAttgcaataataatataaaaaaagaataagaaGGACAATTCATCAAGCTCCGATAGTATCTGTTTATTGATGTCAATTATACAGTGTGTGACATCAACTTGTAGCACtagaaaaattacataTTCTAGAAGATCcttgttttattttaccCTTTTCAAATGTATTACCAATCCATATAAAGTTTCAGCGTCATATGCTTATAGAATAGATCGCTCCGAATCTCTTAACTCCGTAGATCACGTTCCGAATTCCCTATTTATCTGTTGCCCCTCGATGCCTGATATTCGCGGAGCTACAGGGTGCAAAAATCTCGGGATATCTGTAGATATTTCGGGGGAGATACTTCGATAGGAAAAAACACGGGGCTATGCTTAATACGGTAACCGCCGAGTGTTCGGTACGTCATAATTTCTATAAGTGGTAATAATCACGTAACGAAGGATGCTGGGTTGGTATTATAAATCTATGGAGGTGCTTATCATTAGAAGGTTATTGGTCAGCATTACGTACCTAGAATGATGAGATAAATCCAAagaatgattttttttaaccaAGGAGTggatctttttttatttttattttattttattttttattgtaaATGTCATTTTACAAGGATAAAAGTTCTCTATACAGCAAAAATTGAGGTTTGATACCCCTTGTACTAAATTTAGATCAATAAGAATATGACATATCATCAAGGTATGTGAAGGTAAAACTTCACtaacaaaatattacgTCGCATGACAAAATCACGTGATATCACGTAATGTGAGCTACGTTAGTTGCGTGTATAAATTAGGATCACGTGATAACAGAATAAACATGTAGATTAACAAGTAAGtgaatcatgaacataaattctatttaagaatctaaagctaaaagaataaactagaggGTTAAGGTAGAGAAAAGAGGTAAGAActagaaaacaaaaagaatgaaatacaaaagatggaagtgtatagtgaacaaatcggaacgtaatagtaataatatttaacttacataggctcaggtatatagttgtatagtttgataaacagttggtattaaatTAGCAgcaaaaagatatattacTGAGAGTACTAGAGATTAAAATGTAGGGATCCTGGAGGGATTACCAAGTCTTCGCATGGACTTGAGGTAATCACGTGACTCGTGGAGTGGCCAGCCACAAGTGGGACGCATTGTAACCAGTGGTTACAGATGTATTAGCTACATGTCgttattaaaagatgacAAAGGGCTATAGCCTAGGTGTCTAATTACCATAGTAATGGACGAACGGTTGCAAACGTGAGTCCAGGAGTACTGGAGAGAACTGGAAGCTACTCGGTTCGGGATGTATTGGTTGGGCCACCAATGGGTAAAGGTATATAAGAGGCGACTATAGGTCGACGAAGGGTCTTCTTGCTGTTCAAGAGGAACAACAAACAAGTGATTAACTAGTGAAGTAAATAGATCAGTAGTTATATACCGGATCAATAAGAAGTTATTGATCATTACATCCTAATAAGTGACACTCCGGGTAACCGTTTATACCCGCTGAACCTAATAACCACTGTAGTAAACCCTACATAAAATTGGTACATTACACGTGATCACAGTCTAAAATTTTGGCAAAAAACTCCTCGACGGGGAATTGAACCCCGATCTGGCACGCGACAAGCGCCCATTCTAACCATTAAACTATCGGGGAAATTGAAAGAAGTAAAGCACTCACGGTGGGGGTCGAACCCACAATCTTCTGATTAGAAGTCAGACGCGTTGCCATTACGCCACGCGAGCTTTATTTCTTGGGTATTTTCGGATTAAAATACTAAGTAGAGGACAAGGAAATAACGCGTGAATCAAAAACTTACGAGGTTATATGATCTCTAATTTTGAACAAATagaagaatatttgaaattttaaaatattatgcTAGACCTAATACTCTTTTAATCGCTATATAAATTGACCTAGCTTACAGCTATGCTATAAATGTGATTGTATATAGTAGATATATGCTATATAAGAGAGGATCAAGCTTTTCCTGATCTAAGAATTTCCTACAGAGCACTACATCTGGTAGTACCGCATTAAAGTTCCATAAGGTTTGAGTGTTCactttaaaattgattCTGTTCCCTTTTATCATGTCTGATCTTTCCGATTTCCAGTTCAGTCGCCCTAGATTCACACCAGTTAAGTCATTAATGTACTTCTCCAGTAATGACGAGCTCTTTCAATTCTCATCATCCTTTCATACAATAGacttttaaatactttCTTGAAGTATCACAATTGAACTACtctaagaaaaaattgtcTTTGCAACACACTGGCGAGGTCTCAAAATGGGAAATTGAGTGGACCAATACATACACCTATACACCAGTATAACCTGGCTTTTTAGCTGTGGTAAAACACTGATTTTTTAGCAATAATAGATGTTCACATGATAATTAATGCTATgagatttttattagaagtCAGATATGACATTAAAACCTGCAATTGTAAATTTGTATTCTATGGTGCTTAGTGTCTGCAAACTTTTGGCTCGACAAATGCACTATGTTAATGCTAATTTATACTTGAAATCTATCACTTCATACTCGAAACTTTGGCCAATTAAAGAACATCCAAAAGTATGAATGAAACTATGTAAGTGACTGAAAAGGTcacatattttttttacatacTTGCAGATCCAATTTGCTTAAACGGGCCACTTATGGTACTGTTGTTAACGGAGACAGCAATATGCTACAAATCTTAAGTAATAAGTTCTGCGCACCTGCCATTACTACCAGACGTTGCACTCCGTATGGAATGCCTTATGTCAGGGAAAGCTTGGCCAGTTTATATAGTATATATCTAGAATTCATGAACATATTTTCCGACTTAATTGCTAGATAGGCTAGTTTATATACAAATTGAAGTAGCACAAAGGCATCATGTATTGTTGGCAACGTGTTAAAGTCTGATTGTGTTGGCTCTTGATATATGCATACAAAGCGTTTCCGATATATCTTTGAGCGGTATGTTTCACATGTGTTGTGTATGGTGCCTTACTGCCACACTTGAAGCACGTGACTCACGTATTAGATGGATTTCAATTGCcaatcaatatttaaagatgaCAAGGTTACTATAAGGTTTTACTTTAAGATTAGAGTTACatcattcattattttatcCTTTTAAAGTGTGCTATAGTATTCCAGCTTTTTCCTCTTTgtttctttgttttttatttttttgaattgaacaacatattattattaattttttaggATATTAAGGGGTGGGATGACGATATTGGATTTTTTTGTGGATTACATAGATAATTGGTTGATTGGGAAAGATATACGATACATTCCATctcaaattaatttttgagtTAATCTACGAGATTTTTAGCTAATTTGTAATGTTCCTATACTACgatcattttctttttttgtttgttatagaaatttttgtttCGCAATATTAAAGACATTCTACTTTAGAATCTTATTAAACTGTAACTATTATTTGACaaactaataatatgaattgaaaatatactCTACATAACAACTCTTATaaagtttaaatatttttttaaaaaaaaaaaaataaaaaaaaaataaaaacaacaacaaaaaacaaatatcaaaaaataatatatttatataagaTAATGTTTTGCTATTATATTCtacttatattttttttattttctattatatgGGGTGATGGCATTGAAAATGAAGGAATTAGGCCTCAATCTTTTAATGCAgggaaaaataatttgattgatTATTACATtggtaaattaaataaaaatacaaacgAAATCGAAAAAGCTGACGAATCAATTAGTAaacattttaatatcatattgaaaaatattactttttCTACTGAAACGACTCCAgttgaattagaagaatGGATATCAACTACAAAGTCAGAATCGTTCCAAAGAGTCTTACACAATATCAATGATAAATCATTATGGGGTGATTCAAAcataaatttcaaagataGAAAAGATATTCCAGAAGGTGTTGTTATTGCTTCACCATCTAAAAAAGATCCTGATTATTTCTATCAATGGGCAAGAGATAGTGCTTTAGTTTTAAATTCTGTCCTcacaaaattatttgatattccaaaggaagaattattaaccGAAAATAAGAACACTTTGAAATATAACGAGACTCTTTTCAATACTATGATgaaatatatcaataatacttattatttacaaagATTAGATAATCCATCAGGCAAGTTTGATGgtgttaataataaaaatttaggTGAACCTAAATGGAATTGTAACAATACAGCATTCGTACAAGGTTGGGGTAGACCACAAAATGATGGTCCAGCATTAAGATCAATGgttatattgaaatttctaaTTAAGTTACACTCGATTAAAAATTCGCTAAATGTAGAATTACCAGATAAACTTTTCCATCCATTTTTCTCCAGTGAATgggaaatatttaatgatattattaaatatgatatagaatttattataaaaaattggaaaactGATGGGTTTGATCTTTGGGAAGAAGTATACGgtaatcatttttttactaGCATCAGTCAGTTAAAGGCattacaattaataattaaatacttGGAAATTAGTGGATTTACAACAACTAATTATAGgaatgaattaaatgacTTTAAGGAGACTGCCACAAAGagttattataaattattaaattatgtTTTTTTCGAAGGTGAATACAttgattctaataaaaacttCTTAATTGAATCACCAATACAATTTAGAAATGGTCAACGTTCTGGTTTAGATATTGCTATTCTATTAGGCTCATTATATACtcatgatgatgaagagtATGGAAATTCAGTAGATATAAATGAGACTGGACTATTCCCATTTGATGTCAATGATTCCATGGTACTAAACACATTATACAATTTAATGCAATCCATGAAAGGCATCTATCCAATTAACAATAGATACTTTGGGGTCAACACAGGGGTTGCATTAGGAAGATATCCAGAGGATGTATATGACGGTGTTAAAGTATCAGAGGGCAATCCTTGGTTTTTAGCAACATTATCAGCATCTGAAATTTTATACAACgtaatttataaa
The window above is part of the Henningerozyma blattae CBS 6284 chromosome 2, complete genome genome. Proteins encoded here:
- the IOC4 gene encoding Ioc4p (similar to Saccharomyces cerevisiae IOC4 (YMR044W); ancestral locus Anc_2.609), yielding MTYIFQPTDLVLAKVKGFSAWPAMIIPDELIPENILRDSHHHHTNNPVDQTQDDGNQKSSNNSNNIIIKNGQSFKKYDQLKSQYCIKFLADDSYSWIKSMDIKLLQDEEINSWLNNTKIRKNKKLIPAYKFALIKDININDFVEFGSNYIIENQVDNSIDDAKLQTKKGKGRPSRKSKKTTSIEETDDLSEKQNNHNSKRNPKTKDQSSIDDDEEEEEEEEDVDAEPIRQTRKRGRRSQLDKNETNDSNSLTDTETPRKLRTRRKVSYTYSVEDTNETFEEEQVTNNSNNTRSLRKRGKPSTRTPASEDDINDEQPRQTRTRSRRLSTKESSLTPEEPEIPKVTTRRSRQTRKRSSNSLSGSPNLSESEEPIQPKKHLSRKTRRKNTIKQQEEEDEEEYEEDEEEEVHKIDEYNYEDDEDWRLVGLGPQDLSIQKNSSSLVNKLSHAKNLKKHNETKLDLSDRISGINGLLIDLMISINTNKSYLNESKNDFELILDELEMTLNVKGASTEFFTIFISNNELVMNLRMLLNMSYTKLKTWRLYAKFSKFFKKIYGLEFEPDKEEWTPVENNADLKIETESQDQDMPPSNNEINQIANSEIQELDQ
- the TBLA0B06880 gene encoding opsin family protein, with amino-acid sequence MSSDTEYLELIKRSGNRAVHVNPPHGLDIHLTESGSDWLWSVYSVFGVLAIMYACFFFYQEMKNGSQLVRYTMAGPFLISLFEFFQYFTYASNLGWTAIQAEFRSEDVSHSATNMYPNMRQIFYAKYVAWFLCWPIQLFMLEMAGVTINHTAQVFSTWEMIHSLLVQIIGFEYWVISLLVGSLIHSTYKWGYWVMGIFVAFVVLGIQAKRQIGDLQIRGVSLGMYIVAVICILLYFVCWGLADGGNAISPDGEAVFYGILDYCIFAIWTGYLCFIICKYGEWPEVEANPRHEMATPDTTSEKNIPDSPRASGATAIEDVTESGEEFEEEPTDAVPEEDQVERV
- the TBLA0B06890 gene encoding opsin family protein; translation: MSTTGDFIELVKRTGNRAVKVNAPHGLDIHLTESGSDWLWSVYSVYGVLAIMYACFFFYQEFKNGRQLTKFALAGPFLISLFEFFQYYTYASNLGWTDIQAEFRSEDVSHSVTNEYPNVRQIFYAKYVAWFLCWPIQLFMFELAGSTINHTGEFFSTWEMIHSLLVQIIGFEYWVISLLVGSLIHSTYKWGYWVMGIFVLFVVLGIQFKRQIFDLKIRGVSLAMYCTAIIVILLYFVCWGLSEGGNAISPDGEAVFYGILDYCIFAIWTGYLCFIICKYGEWPEVAQQPHQQQQKQPNEDILPVKVLQAESPRASGETAYEDQDTHVEDDEEETRQQTNQSFVEEASQRV
- the SGA1 gene encoding glucan 1,4-alpha-glucosidase (similar to Saccharomyces cerevisiae SGA1 (YIL099W); ancestral locus Anc_2.276) — protein: MFCYYILLIFFLFSIIWGDGIENEGIRPQSFNAGKNNLIDYYIGKLNKNTNEIEKADESISKHFNIILKNITFSTETTPVELEEWISTTKSESFQRVLHNINDKSLWGDSNINFKDRKDIPEGVVIASPSKKDPDYFYQWARDSALVLNSVLTKLFDIPKEELLTENKNTLKYNETLFNTMMKYINNTYYLQRLDNPSGKFDGVNNKNLGEPKWNCNNTAFVQGWGRPQNDGPALRSMVILKFLIKLHSIKNSLNVELPDKLFHPFFSSEWEIFNDIIKYDIEFIIKNWKTDGFDLWEEVYGNHFFTSISQLKALQLIIKYLEISGFTTTNYRNELNDFKETATKSYYKLLNYVFFEGEYIDSNKNFLIESPIQFRNGQRSGLDIAILLGSLYTHDDEEYGNSVDINETGLFPFDVNDSMVLNTLYNLMQSMKGIYPINNRYFGVNTGVALGRYPEDVYDGVKVSEGNPWFLATLSASEILYNVIYKYQVNKRDLVIPLNSMNNQFWETLFINLNEEHLNLQLSKEEDDNNSTGNYLIVPYESKMFNETMNSLHLLADSFLDRVMTHQGKNYEMSEQFNKYTGYLQGAEHLTWSYSAFCSALTARDRVIHM